From Cellulomonas dongxiuzhuiae, the proteins below share one genomic window:
- a CDS encoding FIVAR domain-containing protein yields MRFPHTALAGSKIAVAVTAAALVGFAVTPAHAADGENPVKVEIQANTGAERIPVGQEYSVTFLVNSSADGAALSHVELDYHGTVVGLPTAVNCSENTLGFFYTGTPAIMVSGENVDCQITFTVRVTTAGNTLIDSSSFIRNEMDVTGSFALTSFSTLTLPLTTPLLIDSTGEPVNVTFGLAQIAGQPVTSVEYVLARTAPTYAVVASNRLTGSPEQLTFSNLEDDATYTLTLVHASDHHSVITSSAPFGLQGTNANLLAMRDAELAKPPVALTAASNTKRQAALDAVDQVPAVTTRKAINEAEAAFTDVMNSLIPTAPMTAALNNAQNTLATGSYASWSQDQVTSRMGALLLLMGDRYSTATPADADSAVAALNQAVDDLLDTSAFDEAIATVAGLNKADYTQLSWISVEIARQDARAVINQLWNTPVDIARANLAAALTNLYRAIDDLANPTDLQAALAHAHSITSTHYTTSSWDAFQDAIDAASDTLTGWGTATDFAAAVAALELAETNLVDSRDAHIALADVAGLSASDYTPASWAALQAAIDTVNARLVGPGSAADLAAAVAALELAEANLVDPRDAQTALADVAALSPGDYTPASWAALQAAIDTVNGLLAGSGSTADLAAAVTALELAEANLVDPRAAQEAVADVATLTPGSYTPASWAALQAAIDAANGLLAGPAASAADLAVAVAAIDAARANLVLSASDAPAPPPAQGTAVTGEQAAAVTVSELPRTGAQLGWVALSALLMILAGAALRATGRKVAP; encoded by the coding sequence ATGCGCTTCCCTCACACGGCTCTCGCCGGGTCGAAGATTGCCGTGGCGGTGACCGCGGCAGCTCTCGTTGGCTTCGCGGTGACGCCGGCCCACGCCGCGGACGGCGAGAACCCCGTGAAGGTGGAGATCCAGGCCAACACCGGCGCGGAACGCATCCCTGTCGGGCAGGAATACAGCGTGACGTTCCTGGTCAACAGCTCCGCAGACGGGGCAGCACTCTCTCACGTCGAACTTGACTATCACGGGACTGTGGTGGGGCTGCCGACGGCCGTGAACTGTAGCGAGAACACCCTTGGCTTTTTCTACACCGGTACCCCGGCCATCATGGTCAGTGGAGAGAACGTCGACTGCCAGATCACGTTCACGGTTCGCGTCACCACTGCCGGCAATACGCTGATCGACTCGTCGAGCTTCATCCGGAACGAGATGGACGTCACCGGGTCGTTCGCCCTCACGTCGTTCAGTACGTTGACCTTGCCCCTGACGACCCCTTTGCTGATCGACTCGACAGGCGAGCCAGTGAACGTGACGTTCGGCCTCGCCCAGATCGCGGGTCAGCCAGTCACGAGCGTCGAGTACGTTCTCGCGCGGACGGCCCCCACGTACGCGGTCGTGGCCAGCAACCGCCTGACGGGCTCCCCCGAGCAGCTGACGTTCTCCAACCTCGAGGACGATGCGACGTACACCCTCACCCTTGTGCACGCCTCGGACCATCACTCGGTGATCACATCGTCGGCCCCGTTCGGCCTTCAGGGTACGAACGCCAACCTTCTCGCGATGCGGGACGCCGAGCTGGCCAAGCCGCCGGTGGCTCTGACCGCGGCAAGCAACACGAAGCGCCAGGCTGCGCTGGACGCAGTGGATCAGGTTCCGGCTGTCACTACCCGCAAGGCGATCAACGAAGCGGAAGCCGCGTTCACCGACGTCATGAACTCTTTGATCCCGACCGCTCCGATGACCGCCGCGCTGAACAACGCGCAGAACACCTTGGCCACGGGAAGCTATGCCAGCTGGAGCCAGGACCAGGTGACCAGCAGGATGGGTGCTCTCCTGCTGCTGATGGGCGACCGGTATTCCACGGCCACACCCGCTGATGCGGATAGCGCTGTTGCCGCGCTGAATCAGGCCGTGGACGACCTCCTGGACACGTCTGCTTTCGACGAAGCGATCGCCACCGTTGCCGGGCTCAACAAGGCCGACTACACCCAGCTCTCGTGGATCAGCGTGGAAATCGCGCGGCAGGACGCTCGCGCTGTGATCAACCAGCTGTGGAACACCCCGGTGGACATCGCAAGAGCCAACCTTGCGGCCGCGCTGACGAACCTCTACCGCGCTATCGACGACCTGGCCAACCCGACAGACCTGCAGGCAGCTCTCGCCCACGCGCATTCGATCACGAGCACCCACTACACGACGAGCTCCTGGGACGCGTTCCAAGACGCAATTGACGCCGCTTCAGACACCCTGACCGGGTGGGGAACTGCGACAGACTTCGCGGCGGCGGTGGCAGCTCTTGAACTGGCCGAGACGAACCTGGTCGACTCCCGCGACGCGCACATCGCGCTCGCGGACGTTGCTGGCCTCAGTGCCAGTGACTACACGCCGGCGTCGTGGGCGGCCCTCCAAGCCGCGATCGACACCGTGAACGCTCGACTCGTCGGACCGGGCAGCGCGGCGGACCTCGCTGCGGCGGTCGCAGCTCTTGAGCTGGCCGAGGCGAACCTGGTCGATCCCCGCGACGCGCAGACCGCGCTCGCGGACGTTGCGGCCCTCTCCCCCGGCGACTACACGCCGGCGTCGTGGGCAGCCCTCCAGGCCGCGATCGACACCGTCAACGGCCTGCTCGCAGGGTCCGGCAGCACGGCCGACCTCGCAGCCGCCGTGACCGCTCTCGAGCTGGCCGAGGCGAACCTGGTCGACCCCCGGGCCGCGCAGGAGGCTGTCGCCGACGTCGCGACCCTCACGCCGGGCAGCTACACGCCCGCGTCGTGGGCAGCCCTCCAGGCCGCGATCGACGCCGCCAACGGCCTGCTCGCCGGACCGGCGGCAAGCGCCGCGGATCTCGCGGTCGCGGTCGCCGCGATCGACGCGGCTCGAGCGAACCTGGTCCTGTCCGCCTCCGACGCGCCGGCCCCCCCGCCCGCCCAGGGCACGGCTGTCACCGGCGAGCAGGCTGCTGCGGTGACCGTCAGCGAGCTGCCTCGCACCGGAGCGCAGCTCGGGTGGGTAGCGCTGTCCGCGCTGCTGATGATCCTGGCTGGTGCCGCGCTCAGGGCGACGGGCCGCAAGGTGGCCCCGTAG
- a CDS encoding TetR/AcrR family transcriptional regulator encodes MPTPDRTSLEEIVAAAWDILEAEGVSGLTMQAVAARCGVRAPSLYKRVRDRDALLALVAVAGVDELARRLGAAATLADIARTYRAFAHERPQAFRLIQSAGTDPASLARASEPVLRIAAGLVGKADALPAARLLTAWATGFLTMELAGAFRLGGDVDEAFEYGLARLTAALTSTGELSSPARPAGRAAGTSPHRAAG; translated from the coding sequence ATGCCCACGCCGGACCGCACGTCGCTCGAGGAGATCGTCGCGGCGGCCTGGGACATCCTCGAGGCCGAGGGGGTCTCGGGTCTGACCATGCAGGCCGTCGCCGCCAGGTGCGGGGTGCGGGCGCCGTCGCTGTACAAGCGAGTCCGCGACCGCGACGCCCTGCTCGCGCTCGTCGCGGTGGCCGGGGTCGACGAGCTGGCGCGGCGCCTCGGGGCGGCCGCCACGCTCGCCGACATCGCCCGCACCTACCGTGCGTTCGCGCACGAGCGGCCCCAGGCGTTCCGCCTCATCCAGTCCGCCGGCACCGACCCGGCGTCCCTGGCCCGAGCGAGCGAGCCGGTGCTGCGCATCGCGGCCGGCCTGGTCGGGAAGGCGGACGCCCTGCCGGCGGCCCGGCTCCTCACCGCCTGGGCCACCGGCTTCCTCACGATGGAGCTCGCCGGCGCGTTCCGTCTCGGTGGCGACGTCGACGAGGCGTTCGAGTACGGGCTGGCGCGGCTCACGGCGGCGCTGACGTCTACCGGCGAGCTGTCGTCACCTGCCCGCCCTGCCGGGAGGGCAGCCGGCACATCACCACATCGTGCTGCAGGGTAG
- a CDS encoding MBL fold metallo-hydrolase — translation MKLGPHLHRIGNDVVAAYLVDTEEGVTVVDAGLAGHWPELLAELTTMGRTPDDVRGLVLTHGDTDHIGFAERLRREHGVPVYVHAADADRARGGDKPKPTFGRWRPGALLGFLTYSLRKGGLRTTYLTEVTEVHDGDVLPLPGAPRVVGMPGHSPGSIAVHVPVADAVMVGDALTTRDVLTGRTGPGPAPFTDDPAQALDSLSRLAGLDATWLLPGHGAPWRGDLATVQEQVRRAG, via the coding sequence ATGAAGCTCGGACCGCACCTGCACCGCATCGGCAACGACGTCGTCGCCGCCTACCTGGTCGACACCGAGGAGGGCGTGACGGTCGTCGACGCCGGCCTCGCCGGCCACTGGCCCGAGCTGCTCGCCGAGCTCACCACCATGGGCCGCACCCCGGACGACGTGCGCGGGCTGGTCCTGACCCACGGCGACACCGACCACATCGGGTTCGCCGAGCGGCTGCGGCGCGAGCACGGCGTGCCGGTCTACGTGCACGCGGCCGACGCGGACCGCGCCCGCGGGGGCGACAAGCCGAAGCCGACCTTCGGGCGGTGGCGCCCGGGTGCCCTCCTGGGCTTCCTCACCTACTCCCTGCGCAAGGGCGGCCTGCGGACCACCTACCTCACCGAGGTGACCGAGGTCCACGACGGCGACGTGCTGCCCCTGCCCGGCGCGCCGCGCGTCGTCGGCATGCCGGGCCACTCCCCCGGCAGCATCGCCGTGCACGTGCCCGTCGCGGACGCCGTCATGGTCGGCGACGCGCTCACGACGCGCGACGTGCTGACCGGCCGCACGGGCCCGGGACCGGCCCCGTTCACCGACGACCCGGCGCAGGCGCTCGACTCCCTGTCACGGCTCGCCGGTCTCGACGCCACGTGGCTGCTGCCCGGCCACGGCGCACCGTGGCGCGGCGACCTGGCGACGGTGCAGGAGCAGGTGCGGCGGGCCGGCTGA
- a CDS encoding RDD family protein: MTTTPLAPLATTDVAVPELASWGRRVVAALLDGAVLGAVAWFVAGGAIAAPSLQPTFAPVDPEGAAPWTSSWVVVAAWLAMLVLQGLTGQTPGRRVLGIQVIRAPVDRPAGGPPGVLRSIGRWLAHLVDAFLLIGYLRPLWDPQRRTFADGIAGTLVVRRAPTPRGDRRGQAVTAVACVVVVVGLLAGVEVGSSGGLERGTPTACALAPQDADAPVRVHSAVLVRETTWTRGARAWPWAADARRDVRTRLSLDVSWDGAARVGPDATLDVRTTFGGASVDNGVAVDAGEVQLEVEGAGGGPVEVEFLLDGRPLTSCTVTPGDDV, from the coding sequence GTGACGACGACGCCGCTCGCACCGCTCGCCACGACGGACGTCGCGGTGCCGGAGCTCGCGAGCTGGGGACGGCGCGTGGTTGCGGCGCTGCTGGACGGTGCGGTCCTGGGTGCGGTCGCGTGGTTCGTGGCGGGGGGCGCGATCGCCGCGCCGTCGTTGCAGCCGACGTTCGCGCCGGTCGACCCCGAGGGGGCGGCGCCGTGGACGTCGTCGTGGGTCGTGGTCGCGGCGTGGCTGGCGATGCTCGTGCTGCAGGGACTGACGGGGCAGACGCCCGGGCGGCGTGTGCTCGGCATCCAGGTGATCCGGGCGCCTGTCGACCGGCCGGCGGGAGGCCCGCCGGGGGTCCTGCGCTCGATCGGGCGGTGGCTCGCCCACCTGGTCGACGCCTTCCTCCTCATCGGGTACCTGCGACCGCTGTGGGACCCCCAGCGGCGCACGTTCGCCGACGGCATCGCCGGCACGCTCGTCGTGCGGCGGGCGCCCACGCCGCGGGGCGACCGACGAGGGCAGGCCGTCACGGCCGTGGCCTGCGTCGTCGTCGTGGTGGGGCTCCTCGCGGGCGTCGAGGTCGGGTCGTCCGGCGGCCTGGAGCGCGGCACGCCGACCGCGTGCGCGCTCGCACCGCAGGACGCGGACGCACCCGTCCGCGTGCACTCGGCCGTGCTGGTGCGCGAGACCACGTGGACGCGCGGGGCGCGGGCCTGGCCCTGGGCCGCGGACGCGCGGCGCGACGTGCGGACCCGGCTGTCGCTCGACGTGTCGTGGGACGGCGCCGCGCGCGTCGGTCCGGACGCCACGCTGGACGTCCGGACGACCTTCGGTGGTGCGAGCGTCGACAACGGAGTGGCCGTCGACGCGGGTGAGGTGCAGCTCGAGGTCGAGGGGGCGGGCGGGGGCCCGGTCGAGGTCGAGTTCCTGCTGGACGGCCGCCCGCTGACGTCGTGCACGGTCACGCCCGGGGACGACGTCTGA
- a CDS encoding ATP-dependent helicase — MTRTAADRVLADLDDRQAAAVVAPPGPVRIMAGAGTGKTRTITHRIAYQHVTGAVPADVVLAVTHSAKAAGEMRDRLARLGAGSVQARTFHAAAMRQLRYFWRATGLPGEGPVLLDVDGRGAYYRYLRGALGVTLRTSAADVDAALVTDLATELAWAAARDLTADTYADAAQAAGRRPGMSLATVTGAMRRYTTAKRAAGVLDFADLLAVCARMLEEHEEVATEVRRQYASFVVDEYQDTDPAQQRLLDAWLGDRDRLAVVGDARQAVYAFKGADTSLLRDFTVRFPHAVTVDLVQDYRSTPQVVAAANRLMAGRPEASGPALVGMLGDGPAPVVERCADEDDEDARIVATVRGWLDAGVPVEEIAVLHRFNAQAVKLTAALRDAGVPVVAGDGSAYFARREVAQVLTLLRRRAAQAPDDDARPALDDALAQAGYDPEAPPDGTGAARERWDALDALRALVASLPQALTRTVRALSADLDRRAAEDHVPPGRGAVTVTTIHKAKGLEWDACLLARATAGSLPSVYATTGPELAEERRLAYVAITRARRHLVATWAADRPGGRPARPSPYLDALDPAPVRPARRVRDVPSPRRASASASPFTAGQRVTHDRHGLGKVVDVRGSNVTVDFGSGGRRTVTADGRLVAL; from the coding sequence GTGACCAGGACCGCAGCGGACCGCGTCCTCGCCGACCTCGACGACCGTCAGGCCGCCGCCGTCGTCGCACCCCCGGGGCCGGTGCGGATCATGGCCGGTGCGGGCACGGGCAAGACGCGCACGATCACCCACCGCATCGCGTACCAGCACGTCACGGGCGCCGTCCCGGCGGACGTCGTCCTGGCGGTGACGCACTCGGCCAAGGCCGCGGGCGAGATGCGGGACCGCCTGGCGCGGCTCGGCGCGGGCAGCGTCCAGGCGCGCACGTTCCACGCGGCGGCGATGCGGCAGCTGCGGTACTTCTGGCGCGCGACGGGCCTGCCGGGCGAGGGCCCGGTGCTGCTCGACGTCGACGGGCGCGGCGCGTACTACCGCTACCTGCGCGGCGCGCTCGGCGTGACGCTGCGCACGTCCGCGGCCGACGTCGACGCCGCGCTCGTCACCGACCTGGCGACCGAGCTCGCGTGGGCCGCCGCGCGCGACCTGACGGCCGACACGTACGCGGACGCGGCGCAGGCGGCAGGCCGCCGGCCCGGCATGTCGCTCGCGACCGTCACCGGGGCCATGCGCCGGTACACGACCGCTAAGCGCGCCGCCGGGGTGCTCGACTTCGCGGACCTGCTCGCCGTGTGCGCGCGGATGCTGGAGGAGCACGAGGAGGTCGCGACCGAGGTGCGGCGGCAGTACGCGTCGTTCGTCGTCGACGAGTACCAGGACACCGACCCGGCGCAGCAGCGGCTGCTCGACGCGTGGCTCGGTGACCGCGACCGGCTGGCGGTCGTCGGGGACGCCCGGCAGGCGGTCTACGCGTTCAAGGGCGCGGACACCTCGCTGCTGCGGGACTTCACGGTGCGGTTCCCGCACGCCGTCACGGTCGACCTGGTGCAGGACTACCGCTCGACCCCGCAGGTCGTCGCTGCTGCGAACCGGCTCATGGCCGGGCGCCCCGAGGCGTCCGGGCCAGCGCTCGTCGGGATGCTGGGCGACGGGCCTGCGCCCGTCGTCGAGCGCTGCGCCGACGAGGACGACGAGGACGCACGGATCGTCGCGACCGTGCGGGGCTGGCTCGACGCCGGGGTCCCGGTCGAGGAGATCGCCGTCCTGCACCGGTTCAACGCGCAGGCCGTCAAGCTCACGGCGGCGCTGCGGGACGCGGGCGTCCCGGTCGTCGCGGGCGACGGGTCGGCGTACTTCGCGCGCCGCGAGGTCGCCCAGGTGCTCACGCTCCTGCGCCGGCGCGCCGCCCAGGCCCCGGACGACGACGCCCGCCCGGCCCTCGACGACGCCCTGGCCCAGGCCGGGTACGACCCCGAGGCCCCGCCGGACGGGACCGGTGCGGCCCGCGAGCGCTGGGACGCCCTCGACGCCCTGCGCGCCCTGGTCGCCTCCCTCCCGCAGGCACTGACTCGGACGGTCCGCGCGCTGTCCGCCGACCTGGACCGGCGCGCCGCCGAGGACCACGTGCCGCCCGGGCGCGGCGCCGTCACGGTCACGACGATCCACAAGGCCAAGGGCCTGGAGTGGGACGCGTGCCTGCTGGCGCGGGCCACGGCCGGCTCCCTGCCCTCGGTGTACGCGACGACGGGCCCGGAGCTGGCGGAGGAGCGTCGTCTCGCGTACGTCGCGATCACCCGCGCGCGTCGTCACCTGGTCGCGACGTGGGCGGCGGACCGGCCCGGTGGACGGCCCGCACGCCCGTCGCCGTACCTGGACGCGCTGGATCCCGCGCCTGTGCGTCCCGCGCGCCGCGTGCGCGACGTGCCCTCGCCCCGCCGCGCGTCCGCGTCCGCGTCACCGTTCACCGCAGGGCAGCGGGTCACCCACGACCGGCACGGTCTCGGCAAGGTCGTCGACGTGCGCGGCAGCAACGTCACGGTCGACTTCGGGTCCGGTGGGCGACGGACGGTGACGGCCGACGGCCGCCTCGTCGCGCTGTGA
- a CDS encoding oxidoreductase — MFDNLLNPGRIGRLEARNRIVMPPMHVGFGRRVEEREIAYFAARAAGGVGLIITGTMTTTSRFEDNEGWPKVEDDSVVPDLARLADAVHAEGALLAGQLTPGSGRVGPAEPGGDVPVSASATPWLADPSRTCRELSTGEVEQLVAAYGPAAARLAAAGFDAVDIHSHTGYLIDQFMSSVWNQRTDRYGGSLENRLRFPLELIAAARDAAPELAITFRLTVDHHMPGGRRLEEALQMAPIIAGAGIDLLMVDDGAFETVDWIFPPYYMGDAPLLPGAAAVRAVVDVPVMATGNMTPEIGDRAVAAGEVDFVGMGRALIADPGLPRKLAAAQPDAVRPCIRCNQLCVGNILEGKPIGCAVNPEVGFEAHLPQPAETSRHVVVVGAGPAGLEVARVAASRGHRVDVYDEAEHAGGVLWPAATPDFKRELRRMVDWWQGQLADLPVTVHLGHRVTADSPELRDADQVVVATGSVQLVPASIPGTDRDDVVDVLQFHQGAPVGHRVVMVGGGLSGSDAALELAIEGHDVTVVEMLDEIARDMLLVNRITLLRRLGEAGVRLLTSTRVREITDDGVLVEGIDGPATLPADTVVLALGSTPRTDLLTELTAAGLPVEAVGDCVEPAKVGEAVNGAYALAARL, encoded by the coding sequence GTGTTCGACAACCTGCTCAACCCTGGCCGGATCGGCCGGCTCGAGGCACGCAACCGGATCGTCATGCCGCCGATGCACGTCGGCTTCGGCAGACGCGTCGAGGAGCGCGAGATCGCGTACTTCGCGGCCCGCGCCGCGGGCGGCGTCGGCCTGATCATCACCGGGACCATGACCACCACGTCGCGCTTCGAGGACAACGAGGGCTGGCCCAAGGTCGAGGACGACTCCGTGGTGCCGGACCTGGCGCGCCTCGCGGACGCCGTCCACGCGGAGGGCGCGCTGCTGGCGGGCCAGCTCACCCCGGGATCCGGGCGGGTCGGCCCGGCCGAGCCCGGTGGCGACGTCCCGGTGTCCGCCTCGGCGACGCCGTGGCTCGCCGACCCGTCGCGCACGTGCCGTGAGCTGAGCACCGGCGAGGTCGAGCAGCTCGTCGCGGCCTACGGCCCGGCCGCCGCGCGGCTGGCCGCGGCGGGCTTCGACGCGGTCGACATCCACTCGCACACCGGGTACCTGATCGACCAGTTCATGAGCAGCGTGTGGAACCAGCGCACCGACCGCTACGGGGGCTCCCTGGAGAACCGCCTGCGGTTCCCGCTGGAGCTCATCGCCGCGGCCCGCGACGCGGCACCGGAGCTCGCCATCACGTTCCGCCTGACGGTCGACCACCACATGCCCGGTGGCCGCCGTCTCGAGGAGGCCCTGCAGATGGCGCCGATCATCGCCGGGGCGGGCATCGACCTGCTCATGGTCGACGACGGCGCGTTCGAGACCGTCGACTGGATCTTCCCGCCGTACTACATGGGCGACGCGCCGCTGCTGCCCGGGGCGGCGGCGGTCCGGGCCGTGGTGGACGTCCCGGTCATGGCGACGGGGAACATGACACCGGAGATCGGCGACCGCGCGGTGGCCGCCGGCGAGGTCGACTTCGTCGGGATGGGCCGCGCGCTCATCGCGGACCCCGGCCTGCCGCGCAAGCTCGCCGCCGCGCAGCCCGACGCCGTACGCCCGTGCATCAGGTGCAACCAGCTCTGCGTGGGCAACATCCTCGAGGGCAAGCCGATCGGCTGCGCCGTCAACCCGGAGGTCGGCTTCGAGGCGCACCTGCCGCAGCCGGCGGAGACGTCACGGCACGTGGTCGTCGTCGGGGCAGGGCCGGCGGGCCTCGAGGTGGCCCGCGTCGCCGCGTCGCGCGGGCACCGCGTCGACGTCTACGACGAGGCCGAGCACGCCGGCGGGGTGCTGTGGCCCGCCGCGACGCCCGACTTCAAGCGCGAGCTGCGCCGCATGGTCGACTGGTGGCAGGGACAGCTCGCCGACCTGCCCGTCACCGTGCACCTGGGCCACCGCGTCACCGCGGACTCCCCCGAGCTCCGCGACGCCGACCAGGTCGTCGTCGCGACGGGGTCGGTCCAGCTGGTCCCCGCGAGCATCCCGGGCACCGACCGGGACGACGTGGTCGACGTCCTGCAGTTCCACCAGGGCGCGCCCGTGGGTCACCGCGTGGTCATGGTCGGCGGCGGGCTCTCCGGGTCGGACGCCGCGCTCGAGCTCGCGATCGAGGGCCACGACGTGACGGTCGTGGAGATGCTCGACGAGATCGCGCGCGACATGCTGCTGGTCAACCGCATCACGCTGCTGCGGCGGCTGGGCGAGGCCGGGGTGCGGCTGCTGACGAGCACGCGCGTACGGGAGATCACCGACGACGGCGTGCTGGTCGAGGGCATCGACGGCCCGGCCACGCTGCCCGCGGACACGGTCGTCCTGGCGCTCGGCAGCACGCCGCGCACCGACCTGCTCACCGAGCTGACGGCCGCGGGCCTGCCCGTCGAGGCCGTCGGGGACTGCGTCGAGCCGGCCAAGGTCGGCGAGGCCGTCAACGGCGCCTACGCGCTCGCCGCGCGGCTCTGA
- a CDS encoding MarR family winged helix-turn-helix transcriptional regulator has translation MDEEQCDAGADAPVVGVLGSDLGWYLAVILRRWTEQVEQAAADVPHGTRGYQILSVVGHNSPPTQSGLAKHLRIDKTVMPYVIDALEGAGLVERRVDPSDRRVRRIALTPRGEDVLVGLEAKVAAAEDEVFAGTSPDARREFLDLAARLAVTIHGAQPSLDPCLAVAGVLADPGLEAGAR, from the coding sequence ATGGACGAAGAGCAGTGCGACGCGGGGGCCGACGCCCCGGTCGTCGGCGTGCTCGGCTCGGACCTCGGGTGGTACCTCGCGGTGATCCTGCGCCGGTGGACCGAGCAGGTCGAGCAGGCGGCGGCGGACGTCCCGCACGGGACGCGCGGCTACCAGATCCTGTCCGTCGTCGGGCACAACAGCCCTCCGACGCAGAGCGGGCTCGCCAAGCACCTGCGGATCGACAAGACCGTGATGCCGTACGTCATCGACGCGCTTGAGGGCGCCGGCCTCGTCGAGCGCCGGGTCGACCCGTCCGACCGGCGCGTGCGACGCATCGCGCTGACCCCGCGCGGCGAGGACGTGCTCGTCGGGCTCGAGGCGAAGGTGGCTGCCGCGGAGGACGAGGTCTTCGCCGGCACGTCGCCCGACGCCCGGCGCGAGTTCCTCGACCTGGCCGCCCGCCTCGCGGTGACGATCCACGGCGCTCAGCCGTCGCTCGACCCGTGCCTCGCGGTGGCCGGCGTCCTGGCCGACCCGGGGCTCGAGGCGGGCGCTCGCTAG
- a CDS encoding NADPH-dependent FMN reductase → MTTTIGYIVGSISSTSINRRLAKAFERLAPADVVLTEIPIGDLPHYSPDLDADFPQAAKEFKTAIEQADGVLIVTPEYSRSIPGVLKNALDWAVRPYGEGVFNGKPTAVTGTSPGGTGAALAQQHLKTILSHLNAPTLGQPEGFIQSTPDLFTEDGEVTDPQTAAFLRGYLDAFVALVERYRVPAAG, encoded by the coding sequence ATGACGACCACCATCGGCTACATCGTCGGCAGCATCTCGAGCACGTCGATCAACCGGCGCCTCGCGAAGGCCTTCGAGCGCCTCGCCCCCGCCGACGTGGTCCTCACCGAGATCCCCATCGGGGACCTGCCCCACTACTCCCCGGACCTCGACGCCGACTTCCCGCAGGCGGCCAAGGAGTTCAAGACGGCGATCGAGCAGGCCGACGGCGTCCTCATCGTCACGCCCGAGTACAGCCGCTCCATCCCCGGCGTCCTGAAGAACGCGCTCGACTGGGCCGTGCGCCCCTACGGCGAGGGCGTCTTCAACGGCAAGCCGACGGCCGTGACCGGCACGTCCCCGGGCGGCACCGGCGCGGCCCTCGCGCAGCAGCACCTCAAGACCATCCTCAGCCACCTCAACGCGCCCACGCTCGGCCAGCCCGAGGGCTTCATCCAGAGCACGCCGGACCTGTTCACCGAGGACGGCGAGGTCACCGACCCCCAGACCGCCGCGTTCCTGCGGGGCTACCTCGACGCGTTCGTCGCGCTGGTCGAGCGCTACCGGGTCCCCGCCGCCGGCTGA
- a CDS encoding NUDIX hydrolase, which yields MPAVPVIRVSAVVLRRPTGEVLTVRKRGTHRFMLPGGKPEPGESAARTAVREAYEEVGAVLDEARLRKLGTFRAAAANEAGHEVLGTVFEHPHTGATAAAGEIEELRWLDPAGELPDDLAPLLVRHVLPALVGTTPPA from the coding sequence GTGCCCGCCGTCCCCGTCATCCGCGTCAGCGCCGTCGTCCTGCGACGGCCGACCGGTGAGGTCCTCACCGTGCGCAAGCGCGGCACGCACCGCTTCATGCTCCCGGGCGGCAAGCCGGAACCCGGTGAGAGCGCCGCACGCACGGCCGTGCGCGAGGCGTACGAGGAGGTCGGCGCCGTGCTCGACGAGGCACGCCTGCGCAAGCTCGGCACGTTCCGCGCCGCCGCGGCCAACGAGGCGGGCCACGAGGTCCTCGGCACGGTCTTCGAGCACCCGCACACCGGCGCCACGGCGGCGGCGGGCGAGATCGAGGAGCTGCGCTGGCTCGACCCGGCCGGCGAGCTGCCCGACGACCTCGCTCCCCTGCTCGTCCGGCACGTGCTGCCGGCGCTGGTGGGGACGACCCCGCCCGCCTGA